A region of the Leptospiraceae bacterium genome:
ATATTAATATTCATAATCATCCTATTTTGTATAGCTTAATAATAAATTCAAATCTAAAATGGCTATTTTTTCTCCGTCGATAGTTAATAGATTTTTTTCTTGGATTCGCTCTAAGACTAAAATAATTTTTTCTTCCGAAATGGAAAAATAACCAGAGAGAAAATCCAATAGCTCAACTAGACTTAATTCGATGTATTTTTCAATTGTAAAATTAATCTGAACAAAGTGAATAATAGAGAAATTCCTTTAGATTCTAATTCAGTCAAAGTTAAATTTTAGAAAAATGTTTGATAAATCCAAAATTATCAAAGCCATTGATTTGATAATACGGACAATGAAATCTTATAATTCAATCCTGACACAATTTGGATTTCAGTTTAATTAAAAGTAAATCTTCCAGAAATTTAATAAAGTGTTTTTATTAAATTCCGGCAAATTAGTAATAACCGCTACTATAATTCCACTGATGTTATAATATCGAAGCAATTTTAAAATAAGTGCGGATCGGATGATAAGTGCTTGGTAATTCATTATTCTCTCCGAAGTGAAAGCTTTAAAGATATAAAACCGATTGATCCAGCTAAGAGGGATGAAATCAAAATGATGAATTTAGCGTTGTTTATGATTTTTAAATCTTCAAAGGCTAGTAGGGTAATAAAAATAGACATGGTAAATCCAATTCCACCTAAAAATCCGACTCCAAGAATATATTTCCAGTTTAAATCTTCTGGAAGTTTACATAATCCAATGCTTACGGCTAAAAATGTAAAAAGAAAAATTCCAATTGGTTTCCCTAAAATTAAACCAAGAAATATTCCTAAACTATAATTTTGAGTGAATAATTGTCCGATATCAGAACTTAAAACAATTGCGGTATTCGCTAAAGCAAAGATTGGTAGAATAATAAAAGCAACTGGTTTATGTAAGAAATGTTGCAGATAATAGGAAGTAGACTCTTCATCTCCCTTACCAAATGGAATTGCAAATGCAAGTAATACGCCAGTGATTGTAGCATGAACTCCTGAATGCAGCATAAAATACCACATAGCCACTCCACCAATTAAATAAGGAATCAAACTTTTTACTTTGAGTCTATTTAATACAATTAGAATGATAAATATTCCAAGGGCTAAGAGTAAGTAAGTCCAATACAGTGTTTTAGTATAGAAAATTGCTATAATGATAATAGCACCCAGATCATCTATGACTGCGAGTGCTGTTAAAAATATTTTTAAAGAGACTGGAACACGGTTTCCCAAAAGAGAAAGAATTCCAAGTGCAAATGCTATATCAGTAGCCATTGGAATTCCGGCACCAGATTGCGTTGGAGTTTGGAAGTTAAAATATAAGTAAATACTTGCGGGCAGTATGATTCCTCCAATTGCTCCAAAAATCGGAAGAAGTGCATCCTTTATGTTTGACAGTTCTCCCTGGTAGACTTCTCTTTCTAACTCTAAGCCTATAAGTAAGAAGAATATAGCCATTAGCCCATCATTAATCCAATGTTCTAAACTTAATCCAATAACTTTAAAATGCCAGATATGGGTATAGATTTCTCCAAGTCCGGAATTTGCAAAAATTAGTGATAGAATTGTGCAGATAATTAGTATTAACCCTCCTGCTTTTTCGCTCTCAAAAAAATCATTAAATAATTTAGTTATTTTCATTTTTTACTCCATATTTACTTTCAATTTATTTAAGAAATAGTTCATTTTTATCACACCGGGTCCATAAGTTGATAAAGGGAATGTAATCTATCTTTCCGATCGTTTTTTCCAAATTAATTGGAATATCCCAGTAAAAGTTTTAAATCTAAAATAGTCACATTTTCATTATCAATACTGAGGAGATTTTTTTGGCTTAACCTATTTAGAAGAAGTGAGACCTTTTCTTCGGGAATAGAAAATTGCCCACTAAGAAATTCTATAAGTTCAATCATATTTATAACAATATATTTTTCTATTGTAAATTTAATTTGAACATATTGCACTATACGTGAAATAACTTTAAACTCTAAGTCGCCTAACTCCAAATTATCCATTAGAAAATCGGAAAGACTTACAAGTCTTTTTGCCAAGCCTTTAAATATGTTCATCATAAATTCAGAATTATGAGAACTAAGTTCTATTACAATTTTCGGGTCGAGCTTAATTATATCAGAATCTTCTAATGCTTTAGCAGTAGAAATGCGGATAGAATTATCTAAGAGTGCAAGTTCCCCGAAAATTTCTCCTGAATTTATAATTCCTACAATCCTTTCCGTACCGTTAATGCGTTTAAGTAATAATACTCTACCTGTCTTTACAAAATATATATGCGTGGCTAATTCGCCTTCTCTAAATATAATAGAGTCCTTTGAAAAAGTTGATACAAATTTATTTAATAGTTCATTTGCTTCCATTTTTAATTCCTTTTAAAAAAATTTCTGAGAGCTAAGTTCTTGTATTTAATACATTTTTTAAAACTGACATTGCGTAAAAAGGCAAAATTTTGGAAAATAAAACTTCAATAAGAATATTAGAAAAGGATAATGAGTTAATATTTTAGAATTCAAATATATTTCAATGTTTACCTAATACGAATAGTATTTGCAAATTTTATTATCATGTTTAAGTTAGACTAAATTTCATAATGAAAAAAATATTATTTCTGTTAATTTTATACTTTCTAAATTTTACAAGGTCAACATTTTCTCAGAGCATAGTAGAACAAATAAAATTTGGGAGTTTTATTGATACTTATTATGCCTACGATTTAGAAAAACCGCCATCTCAAGATAGAGCATACACTACATCAGCCGCACGAAACAATGCATTCAACATTAATCTTCTATATTTAGATGTTAATTTAAATTCAGAGAAAATTAGAGGAAGAGGTGCAGTTCACTATGGAACATCTGTTACGGCAAATTATCTGGGGGAATCCACTGAAAGTAAGATAGCCAACCAATTTTCAGTTCGTAATATGCAAGAAGGATTCATTGGTTTTAAATTAGCCCCTAAATTATGGTTGGATGCAGGAATATATTTTTCCCATATAGGTTTTGGTAATTTTATCTCCAGAGAAAATTGGAGTTACACCCGATCTATGGTAGCTGATTTTAGTCCATACCAACAAGCAGGAATAAAACTAAGCTACGAATTAAATGCGAAGATTAGTATTCATTTCCATATTATGAATGGATGGGGAAACCTAGTTGAGACTAATACTGATAAGGCGGTGGGAGGATTTCTAGAATATAGGATTTTAAAAAAACTTTCGACTTACGTATTCAAACTTCGCTGGTAATGAGCAACCAAATGACAATCCATATTTGATAAGATATTTTAATAATTTGATAGCATACTATGATTTGAATGAAAAAATACAATTTGCGCAATCGGTGGATGTTGGTCATCAGAAAAAACCAGAGTCAAAAAGAGCATTTCAGCAATGGTATGGCTATGCATTCTTATTTAGATGGAAAGTAGTAAACCAAATTTATGCGACCTTTCGAATAGAAAGATTTTTAGATTCGAAGCAAATTGCTGTTTCAACCTCAACACCAAATGGATTTCAAGTTTCCGGGGCTTCGGTGAATCTTGATTACCATTATGATCCAGTCCTAATGATTAGAAGTGAGATAAAATTATTGAAATCATTGGATCCAATCTTTGAAACGGTTGGTGGAAAAACAAGAATAGATAGACTAGTGGTAGTATCATTAAGTTTAAGAATCTAATTCTTTTGAATATATATCAGATTCACTCATGAATTACTTTTAACTCTCCATCTATGCTCAACCTGGAATTTAGAAAAGCAACTAGTTTTTTTTTCTTAATTGGATTGGGCTTTTGCTTCCATTTTATAATTAGAGATGGTTTTGGTTTTGTCTCACTTTCATCTATCTCGGTAATTGCCAAGTCACCAAAAGAAAATGATTTTACTTCTGGGAATAATATGGCTACTTCTTTCGATGCTTTAATCATCAATAAATCCCGATTTTTATAGTTCATTAATTCTTTTTCCAAAGAAAATATTTTCTCGTCTTTTACTTTACTAACTTCATTTTTTATACCTTGGGATCCAATCATTTCTAAGACATGATTTACATCTTGTGTTCCTGATTGATTTATTTTTAGAGTGACGTTGTCTAGTTCATATTTTTTTAGCTTTGATTCTAAATTTTTTATAGTAGAATTATTTAAAGTTTCTCCTACTAACGATATATCAATAAAAGCAGGCTCTGTTTTAGAAAAATCTACGCTCAATACTTTGCTATTCTTAAATATGAAATTTTCGGCCACGTATTTATTCACTTTACGTTTAAAAATTTCTTTCTGAATTACGTTATACGCCATATATATACTGGGAAGAATTAAAATAATAGAAAAGTAGATTATATAGGATTTTACTCTTCTATGTAATGCATCATCTACAGAATTTGCAGATTTGAAGTTTAAAAATCGAACAACGATTAATGTCGATAAGCCAATAAAAAAACTATTTATAAAAAATAAATAAAAAGCTCCAATTATAAATTTTAAATTACTCATTGCGATTCCATAACCAACTGTGCAAAGTGGAGGCATTAGAGCAGTAGCAATTGCTACTCCGGGAATTGCATTTGACTTTTCTTTTCTAGTTAAAGCGATGATTCCAATTCCTCCACCGAAAACTGCGATTAATACATCGTAAACCGTTGGATTTGTGCGAGCGAGTAATTCTGATTGTGCTTCACTCAGTGGAGTGATACTGAAATAAATCGCAGAGGTTAGAATACTAATAAAAGTAGCAACGGATAAATTGCGAAGAGATTTTTTCAATAAATCAAAATCATAAATCCCGAATGCAAGTCCTGCTCCGATAATCGGTCCCATCAAAGGTGAAATTAACATTGCTCCAATAATGACAGCGGTAGAATTTACATTTAGTCCTATCGAAGCGATAAAAATAGCAAATACCAATGCCCAAAGATTTCCTCCTTTGAATTCCACTGAGCGTTTAATACTTTCTAGACTTCCTGCTTCATCCGTATCTTCTTGAAGGTTGAATAGGTTTTTAAAATATTCTATCGTATTAAATTCAGTCTCTCGGATCACAGGTTTAGCTGCGACCGGTTCGATATCTGTCTGTTTTGGAAAATTATTTTTTTTAGGCATTGCATTCCACTCCATTTTTAAAGTTAGAATTCTGAACCTACTTCTTCACGCGTATTAAAAATAGTAAATGACTTTTTACTTTCTTAAGACACTCCGTATAATCAATTAATCAAAGATTGTTTTTATGCCTCTCCATAAAAAAACTATTTACATTCTATTTCCTAAATAAAGAATCTACTCATTGAAATTCATTGTAGGAGAATTGTATGGCAGTAGAAAAAGTAATTAACATTAACAATTTTGGAGGCACTAGCATGCTTACTAAAGTTGGATTAGGAGTTGCGGCACTTGTATTAATTTTTATCATTAATCCTTGCGTAATCGTTAGCCCCGGTCACAGAGGAGTCATTGTAAATCTAGGAGCTGTATCGGATAGAGTTTTAGATGCAGGGGTTCATTTCCGTATGCCGCTAGTGCAATCAGTCATTGAAATAGACACACGCGTATTAAAAGAAGAAACAAAAGCAGAGGCAGCGTCTAAAGACTTACAAAATATTTCTACTGTTATCGCTGTGAACTATCATTTAAAACCTGATATGGTAAATGATCTTTATAAAACAATCGGTCTCAATTATGAAAGCGTAATCATTGATCCGGCAATTCAAGAAGTATTAAAAGGGGTTACTGCTAAGTATACCGCTGCGGAACTAATTACTCTTAGAGAACAAGTCAGTCATAGTATCAAAGCAGCATTAGAAGCAAGATTAGAAAAATACCATATTGTAATTGATGATTTCTCTATCAAAGACTTTCAATTCTCTGCAACATTTGCGAAAGCAATTGAATCAAAGCAAGAAGCAGAACAGCTCGCATTAAAAGCAGAGAGAGATTTACAAAGAATTAAAATCGAAGCCGAGCAGCAAATAGCGACTGCCCGCGCCGAAGCAGAAACTCTTCGTTTAAAAAATGTATCTGTTTCTCCTCTCATGATTCAACTCAATGCAATCGACAAATGGGATGGCAAGTTGCCACAATATATGCTCGGCGGCAACAGTGTTCCATTTATAAATATAAAGTAGTTGGAATAATTTTTTTATTTAACATGCATGCTTTAATGGTTCAATGTCATTGAGATAAGAGTTATTTACCCCTGTCACCTCGAACATGCGAAGGCATTGGGTGCGGCCAAGCGCAGGGAGGAAAATCGTGAGAGGTCTATCTAGCTTAATAGTATCGTTTTAAGTAAGGTAGATTTCTCACCCCGCTCATTTGCTCAGTCGCAAATCGAACCACCAAGCGGTGTTCGAAATGACTGTTTAATTCATCGCTTAATAGCAGCCACTTTCACTTTGTTGCCGTGTCAATGTGATGACACCCAATCCTTAAACAAACAGATTTTGTATTGTTATTCTCATAGCATTTAAAATCATTGGTAGTAATATTCTTTAGGATTTTAGAATGCCAAGATTTATATATTACTTATTTCGCGTATTACCATTTGCTATCGTATTATTCTTTTCCCATAATTGCAAAGACCCCGTTGAAGAAAAATGCACACAGGCTTGTGGTTTTTTTGTTAGATGCACAGAAGAAGCACAGAAAATGAAAATAGAAGGCGAGCTTCTAAAGAGTGCCACAATTCAATGCATTGATGGATGCACAAGATTTCAATCTCAAATCTTAACCTGTTATGATGCAGAGCCAAATTCCTGCAATGGGATGGCGGAATGTATGAAGCAATCCGGCTTAGAGGAATAAAGGAGTTATCCGCATGAATTTCAAAAAGTATTTAGTATTACTCGCTCTAGCAACTATTCCTTATTTCTTAACTATTTTTCATGATGTGATTGACATTGATTCATCGCAGTATGCAGAAATTGTTCGTGAGATGATTGAGTCAAATACCTTTTTCCAGCTAAAGGATAATGGCAAAAATTATTTAGACAAACCGGTATTAACCTTTTGGACGATAGCAATTTCGTATAAGCTTTTTGGAATTTCAAACTTCGCCTATCGTCTTCCGGCAATTCTAATTACCCTCTTTTCTTTTTATTCTATCTTCCGAATAACTACGCTTATCTCCTCAAGCAAAGAGCGCGGTATTCTTGCCAGTATCGCCTATGCTGTTGCGCCGGGTGTATTTGCTATGGTGATTGATCCAAAGATTGATGTGTATCTTGTCGCCTACTTGACATTTGCCTTTCATGCATATTATCTAGGCATTAAGAAAAATCCTAATTGGTTTTATCTGATGTATTTGTTTGTCAGCATGGGATTTATCACGAAAGGTCCTATTTCTATGGTGATACCCGCTTTGGCTATTGGTGGAGATATTCTACTTAGAAGAGACTGGAAATTACTCGGTCGAATGAAAGTCATTCCGGGTATATTGATAGTAGCCTCACTTCCTGCCTTTTGGTCTTATTTATTGTATCAGGAATTTGCTTCACACGGTCCTGTGTTTTTCTTATGGATTCAGTCTTTTGGTAGATTCTATCGACAGATGTATAATCAGAAATTTGATCCTCTGTATTTTGTTACCAATTACTCATGGGCGTTTGCTGCATTCATACTTCCTATTTTTTATTCTTGCTATTTGTTTTTTAAGGATGTAAAGAAGAATCCTTCCAAGGAAAATTTCTTTCGTAGAATACAAAATAGCATCGATGAGAATAAATCTACAGAATCTTACTACGTGATTCCGATTTGGTTATTTGTATTTTTATTTCTAATTAGTTTTTCTCGTTACCAACTTCCTCAATACATCTACTGGGCATTACCCGCTGGTGCGATTTATATTTCCAAGTTCTTGGAAGATTATCTTGTATCGAATCAGGAATCCAACTATCTAAACAAGAAAGTGTTCAATATTTTACTTATCATCGTTCCTGTTGTTCTATTGATTGCGATTGGTTTAATTCCATTTCTGGTTGTGGATGTAAATTATATTTATTTATTGGTTACTCTTTGTTTTGCGCTTGCGGTATTTTTCTTTTATAAAGAAGTTCCTGTTTCATTTAGTTTAGCTTCTCTTGTTCCGATTTTTTTCTTTAGCATTATGGCGTTGTTTATTTATCCTGAACTAACTTCTTATCAACCTTCTCATAAATTTGGAACACTGATTCGCCAAATCGAGCCAGATAAAAAAGAAGTCTTTACCTATCGAATGTCTTTTTCGAAACGCTCATATGGGTTTTATGCTGCTAGATTTACTAAACCTATTTTTGACCGAGAGAAATTCATGAAAGTATTGGCGAGTGACGCAGAACGATTGGTTATCGTATCGAGAGAAGATTTACCTCAGTTCGAAAACTTTCTAAAGCAAGATTATTTGTTAGAAGAAATTGTTGAGTATCCTAGTTATAAAGTTGCTACACCTAAGAATGATTTCTTTCTTAAAAACAAAAGAGCAACTCTTACTAAAAATATTTTATTGCTAAAAGTAAAGTATATACGAGGAAGTTAAACTTGCCAGAAGAATTGCCTGAAATAAACGTAAACGAATTTAAGAAAGTAGTAGAGTCTAGAAGAAGTGTGAGAATTTACACAGAAGATTCTATTCCTGAGGACGTTATGCGACAATGCCTGGACCTTGCACTCCTTGCTCCTAGTTCGTTTAACTTACAGCCATGGGAATTTTATTGGGTGAGAAGTCCTGATAAGAAAAAGAAATTAATAGAAGCCTGCCTTTCTCAAATTACAGCTAGAACTGCCGCTGAGTTAGTCGTATGTGTTGCTAGACGCAGGACTTGGCGAAAGAATACGAAAGAAATTCTAGAAAAACTAGAAGCGGATAATACTGGTATTCCGAAAAACCATATTTTGAGTTATACGAATGTAGTTCCGTTTTTTTATACACAGGGTTTTTTAGATACGCTAGGATTTCTAAAAAGTATTCTGTATTATGTTAGGGGATTTTTTATGCCAACGCCAAGAGAACCTGTCAGTGTGAACGATATGAAAATATGGGCTGTAAAATCAAGTGCTCTTGCTTGTGAAAATTTAATGTTAGCGCTTAGAGCGTTTGGATATGATAGTTGTCCGATGGAGTTTCATGATTCCAGTCGCATCAAACGATTGTTAGAACTTCCGTCTGATGCGATGGTTACGATGGTAATTTCTGCCGGCAAACGTGCGCCTAATGGCGTGTATGGCGACAGAATTCGTCTTGATAAGATTAACTTTATTAAGGAAGTTTAATCTTTACTTTTTCCAAATGAAATCTTCAAATCTCATTTCAGGGAAAATTGGATGCTCTTCTTCAATCTCCTTTAAGCGATCCTCATTTAACCCATCTGGTTTAAGCATATCTGTAAGCTCAAAGAATAGATTAGTGTGAACGTTTACTCTCTTTCTTGCATAATCGACCATGGTTCCCATCTTAATGATGAAAGGCCAGTCAGAGCTTTGTAGTAAGAGCAACTCACGCGCCATTTGGTTGATAATCCTACGTCTTGTTGGATCTTCCGTGTGCTTGTGAAGATGCACTGTTTGATCCATGATGATGCAGCATTCCATGATATGACGGTAAATCCACTCATTACCAGGATTTAACCAAACGTCGGCATATCCATCTTCGCCCCAGCTTGACATATCCATCTTAACGCTCTGGATACGAGGAATTAGCCCCAATACCTGCATTGGATGAACGGCAAGAATTTTGTCTTGGTCGAAATGCATTTTCTTAAATAAGAATTCGATGAACTTCGGTCCTTCATACCACCAGTGTCCATAGAGCTCTGCATCGTATGGAGAAACGATGATAGCAGGCTGACCTTCTTCATGCAGTATCTTTTCGGATTGAGCGATACGGCTTCGCATAAAATCTTCAGCGTGATTTCCTGCTGCTTCAATTGCCCAATCTGGATGATAGTAATCTTTATAATCGGACTTACCAGTAATACGATGGTATTTGATTCCAGTATTTAATCGAATTCCTGTTGGGTGAACATAGTCTTTAATGTATTCATAGTCTAAGTCAAAGCCTATATCTCGGTAGTATTCTCTATAACGGAAATCTCCCGGATACCCATGAATGGAACTCCATACTTGTGCGGAGCTTTCTTTGTCACGAGCAAACGCAAACACTCCATTACCCACTTCAACAGGAGCATAGACTCCATAACGTGGTCTAGGTGTAGCATTTGCTATACCGTGAGTATCTACGAAGAAATATCGAATTCCTTCATCTGCTAAAAACTTTTCTACTCCAGGGTAATAGGCACATTCTGAGAGCCAGATACCGCGTGGTTCAAGTCCCCAGAATTTCTTATGAACTTTTCTTGCGATATGTATTTGAGCATGAACAGAAGAAGGCTCACTTTCTAGGAGTGGGAGAAAACCGTGAGTAGCCGGACAGGTAATGACTTCAAGCGATCCGTCTTTGACAAATTCTCTAAATCCTTCTACAACGTCTTTGTTTAATTCTAAAAATAATTTACGATTCTCGTGAAAGTTATCCAGATAGAATTTGGAAAGATAGTTTAGGTGTAAATCATACGTTGTGCGCTTGACTTCTTTTTCTGAGAGTTCAATCAAATTGTCTAGATAAGCCAGAAACTTATCTCTTAAATACTCATCTTCTAGCATCGAAAGAAGAGTAGGTGTAAATGTCATCGTGATCTTGAAATGAACATTTTCTTTTTTCAGATTTCGAAATGACTTAATAAGTGGAAGATACGTTTCTGAAATCGCTTCGTTTAACCAATTCTCTTCCAAAAATGCTGGAGAGTAACCCTTATGTCGAACATACGGTAGATGTGCGTGTAATACTAATATTTGATAACCGACTTTACTGTTCATTTTATTTCCTCATATGATTAGATGATGATGCGAAGATTCCCGAAGAGCCCATGAATCCAGAAGATCCATCTGACCAAGTAAAAAAGCCATCCTGCCACTCGATATCGTCACTAGTTGGTGTTAAATGCAATTTGTCTATCGCACTTCCTGTATCAACTTTTTTCTCGCCTTCTTGTATTTGTAGCTCACCGTTCACTTCTACTATATGGTGTTGCTCTATCCAAGTAGCCTTCAACCAATCTTTATGTAAAACTTTGCTTGGCCTGTAATTTGGTATAGAAAGCTCAGCGGAGTGCAAAAGACTATATGTGTTGCCGAATTGGCTATACGCGATAACTTCTACTTTTAAATTCTTAATTCTTTGCTCGAATTGTAGAAACCAGTTGTTTGTAAAGGGAGGAAGAAATATTTCTTTATGTCTGTGAACTTTATCCTCCTGAGCGTAATTGACCATCAATTTAAAATAGACTTCGTTTTTCTCGCAATTAAAAGCATTTAGAATTTTGCTAAAACTATTTGAGCTGATGCCCCAAAACACGTAGGCTTCCTTTAAATTTTTGGTAAGCACTTTTACAATATCCCGATCGTAATAATCTGGCAGGGTATTTAGCCTTGGATCTAAATAAATTCGTTCTTTCTTTCCTTCGTTCATGAAAATATTCCCTCTAGATTACATAGCAAGGGTTGTACCAAAATTGTAAATGATTTTATATATCTTCAAATTAAGAAAAACTATGAGATTTGTCATTGATAAAAGAACAAATTTGCTACAGTAAATTGGGATAATATTTATATTTTACAAGTCTAGATGCTAATTATAGACTTTGATTGTCCTTTTTACATTGAACTAAATCCAATGCAGCAATATATTTTTATTTTGAACCAAATCATCTCTCTTAAAAAATGCAGATAATAATGATTAAACTCAATTTAAGTATAAGACAAAAATGTTCAATCAAAAAATGAATCTATTTAGGCAAATTACTAAAACGCTTTAGACTATAATAGTCAATGCATAACAAAAAAAAATGTATTATTTTAAAAGCATTCGCTTGGAAAATTGCAAAAAATACTTTAACGTTTAATTTCCTTTCTTGTACTTTTTTTAATAAAATGGAGAAATTTTTCGATAGTACTTGACTATAAAATTATACAAGTGTGAAAATTGTCTTTATTAAATTAGGAGATTGGAACTATGAAAATCAAATACACTTGGAAGCATTTAGATCATTCAGCAGCAGCAGAAGAATACGCAACAAAAAAGCTTGAAAGAATTAATAAGTATTTACACAAAATCACCTCATGTGATGTGTCTTTTCAAATGGTGCATGGGGAGATTCATATCAACATGAACGTCCGTGGTGACCAATCAACTTTTAATGCCCATAGCATAAACAAAGATATATATGCTTGTATTGATGGGTTAGAGGATAAAATTGAACGTCAGTTGAATCGCTTTCACGATAAGAAAGCAGCGCATTCAAAGACAATGAGGTAGATGCTGGTTAAGTTTGAA
Encoded here:
- the nhaA gene encoding Na+/H+ antiporter NhaA, whose product is MKITKLFNDFFESEKAGGLILIICTILSLIFANSGLGEIYTHIWHFKVIGLSLEHWINDGLMAIFFLLIGLELEREVYQGELSNIKDALLPIFGAIGGIILPASIYLYFNFQTPTQSGAGIPMATDIAFALGILSLLGNRVPVSLKIFLTALAVIDDLGAIIIIAIFYTKTLYWTYLLLALGIFIILIVLNRLKVKSLIPYLIGGVAMWYFMLHSGVHATITGVLLAFAIPFGKGDEESTSYYLQHFLHKPVAFIILPIFALANTAIVLSSDIGQLFTQNYSLGIFLGLILGKPIGIFLFTFLAVSIGLCKLPEDLNWKYILGVGFLGGIGFTMSIFITLLAFEDLKIINNAKFIILISSLLAGSIGFISLKLSLRRE
- a CDS encoding Crp/Fnr family transcriptional regulator, whose protein sequence is MEANELLNKFVSTFSKDSIIFREGELATHIYFVKTGRVLLLKRINGTERIVGIINSGEIFGELALLDNSIRISTAKALEDSDIIKLDPKIVIELSSHNSEFMMNIFKGLAKRLVSLSDFLMDNLELGDLEFKVISRIVQYVQIKFTIEKYIVINMIELIEFLSGQFSIPEEKVSLLLNRLSQKNLLSIDNENVTILDLKLLLGYSN
- a CDS encoding outer membrane beta-barrel protein, whose product is MKKILFLLILYFLNFTRSTFSQSIVEQIKFGSFIDTYYAYDLEKPPSQDRAYTTSAARNNAFNINLLYLDVNLNSEKIRGRGAVHYGTSVTANYLGESTESKIANQFSVRNMQEGFIGFKLAPKLWLDAGIYFSHIGFGNFISRENWSYTRSMVADFSPYQQAGIKLSYELNAKISIHFHIMNGWGNLVETNTDKAVGGFLEYRILKKLSTYVFKLRW
- a CDS encoding DUF389 domain-containing protein is translated as MPKKNNFPKQTDIEPVAAKPVIRETEFNTIEYFKNLFNLQEDTDEAGSLESIKRSVEFKGGNLWALVFAIFIASIGLNVNSTAVIIGAMLISPLMGPIIGAGLAFGIYDFDLLKKSLRNLSVATFISILTSAIYFSITPLSEAQSELLARTNPTVYDVLIAVFGGGIGIIALTRKEKSNAIPGVAIATALMPPLCTVGYGIAMSNLKFIIGAFYLFFINSFFIGLSTLIVVRFLNFKSANSVDDALHRRVKSYIIYFSIILILPSIYMAYNVIQKEIFKRKVNKYVAENFIFKNSKVLSVDFSKTEPAFIDISLVGETLNNSTIKNLESKLKKYELDNVTLKINQSGTQDVNHVLEMIGSQGIKNEVSKVKDEKIFSLEKELMNYKNRDLLMIKASKEVAILFPEVKSFSFGDLAITEIDESETKPKPSLIIKWKQKPNPIKKKKLVAFLNSRLSIDGELKVIHE
- a CDS encoding prohibitin family protein → MLTKVGLGVAALVLIFIINPCVIVSPGHRGVIVNLGAVSDRVLDAGVHFRMPLVQSVIEIDTRVLKEETKAEAASKDLQNISTVIAVNYHLKPDMVNDLYKTIGLNYESVIIDPAIQEVLKGVTAKYTAAELITLREQVSHSIKAALEARLEKYHIVIDDFSIKDFQFSATFAKAIESKQEAEQLALKAERDLQRIKIEAEQQIATARAEAETLRLKNVSVSPLMIQLNAIDKWDGKLPQYMLGGNSVPFINIK
- a CDS encoding Cys-rich protein; translated protein: MPRFIYYLFRVLPFAIVLFFSHNCKDPVEEKCTQACGFFVRCTEEAQKMKIEGELLKSATIQCIDGCTRFQSQILTCYDAEPNSCNGMAECMKQSGLEE
- a CDS encoding glycosyltransferase family 39 protein, which codes for MNFKKYLVLLALATIPYFLTIFHDVIDIDSSQYAEIVREMIESNTFFQLKDNGKNYLDKPVLTFWTIAISYKLFGISNFAYRLPAILITLFSFYSIFRITTLISSSKERGILASIAYAVAPGVFAMVIDPKIDVYLVAYLTFAFHAYYLGIKKNPNWFYLMYLFVSMGFITKGPISMVIPALAIGGDILLRRDWKLLGRMKVIPGILIVASLPAFWSYLLYQEFASHGPVFFLWIQSFGRFYRQMYNQKFDPLYFVTNYSWAFAAFILPIFYSCYLFFKDVKKNPSKENFFRRIQNSIDENKSTESYYVIPIWLFVFLFLISFSRYQLPQYIYWALPAGAIYISKFLEDYLVSNQESNYLNKKVFNILLIIVPVVLLIAIGLIPFLVVDVNYIYLLVTLCFALAVFFFYKEVPVSFSLASLVPIFFFSIMALFIYPELTSYQPSHKFGTLIRQIEPDKKEVFTYRMSFSKRSYGFYAARFTKPIFDREKFMKVLASDAERLVIVSREDLPQFENFLKQDYLLEEIVEYPSYKVATPKNDFFLKNKRATLTKNILLLKVKYIRGS
- a CDS encoding nitroreductase family protein produces the protein MAKSKVYTRKLNLPEELPEINVNEFKKVVESRRSVRIYTEDSIPEDVMRQCLDLALLAPSSFNLQPWEFYWVRSPDKKKKLIEACLSQITARTAAELVVCVARRRTWRKNTKEILEKLEADNTGIPKNHILSYTNVVPFFYTQGFLDTLGFLKSILYYVRGFFMPTPREPVSVNDMKIWAVKSSALACENLMLALRAFGYDSCPMEFHDSSRIKRLLELPSDAMVTMVISAGKRAPNGVYGDRIRLDKINFIKEV
- a CDS encoding DUF1957 domain-containing protein, giving the protein MNSKVGYQILVLHAHLPYVRHKGYSPAFLEENWLNEAISETYLPLIKSFRNLKKENVHFKITMTFTPTLLSMLEDEYLRDKFLAYLDNLIELSEKEVKRTTYDLHLNYLSKFYLDNFHENRKLFLELNKDVVEGFREFVKDGSLEVITCPATHGFLPLLESEPSSVHAQIHIARKVHKKFWGLEPRGIWLSECAYYPGVEKFLADEGIRYFFVDTHGIANATPRPRYGVYAPVEVGNGVFAFARDKESSAQVWSSIHGYPGDFRYREYYRDIGFDLDYEYIKDYVHPTGIRLNTGIKYHRITGKSDYKDYYHPDWAIEAAGNHAEDFMRSRIAQSEKILHEEGQPAIIVSPYDAELYGHWWYEGPKFIEFLFKKMHFDQDKILAVHPMQVLGLIPRIQSVKMDMSSWGEDGYADVWLNPGNEWIYRHIMECCIIMDQTVHLHKHTEDPTRRRIINQMARELLLLQSSDWPFIIKMGTMVDYARKRVNVHTNLFFELTDMLKPDGLNEDRLKEIEEEHPIFPEMRFEDFIWKK